The Vibrio marisflavi CECT 7928 region CCTAGAGACTTTGTAATGCTTTCATGGTCTTCCTAACCCGTAATGCTGATTATTTGAGCACTCATAAGCCAAACCTTAGGCACAGCAATAGGAATAAGGGTTATCCTTTGCACTAGCAATTGCCCTTTTTTGCTTGGCCCGGTGGACAAAACTTTCCTTTTGAATCTGCTTCGTTTGTACTTACTTTGACATCAACGTCATTTACTTTCCCTTCGACACGAGTTAGCTGGCACCCATTTAATGTTAGAAGCAAGATACTTATTAGCGATAGCGCTTTCATGTTTACTCCGATTTTTATCTGCTGTTAGCATTATTCTAGTTTAATTGGCCTAAATGCGGTCGCTAAAAAGTACCAAAGTACCGAATGCAGAAACTGCATGTGGTCTAAGTCATGTCCTTCGTTTTGTTATTAGCTATATTTGTATTAAGGAAGTGCAAAAGAATAAGGAACCTCTATGATATCGTCTTGTTTCCGGCCGCTGATTTCGCTATTTATCTTAACAGTAGCCTCCTTTCCTAGCATGTCAGAAACGATCAAAATAGTTACTGCTGATTGGGCGCCCTACTATGGTTCTGAACTCAAAGATGACGGTGTAATAACTGTAGTAACCAAAGCTGCGTTTTCTAAAGTTGGTATAAATGCAACATTTCGTTTTGTACCTTGGAAAAGAGCGATGCAAGAGGTAGAAGAAGGCAAATCGGATGTACTGATGGGAGCATATTACAGCAAAGATAGAGCTAGCCGATTTGCATATAGTCAACCCATCTACGAAATAAAAGTCAGCATTATTGCTTTGAGGTCTTTAGGAATTACATCGTTCGAAAATCTTGAAGATCTTAAAAAGTACAAGTTTGGTGTTGGTCGAGGTTGGGTAAACAGTGAGGCCTTTGATAAAGCGACTTTCCTCAACAAAGAAGAAGCCTCGAATCAAATTCTAAACGTAAGGAAGTTGTTCAAACGCAGAGTGGATATGATTGTAATGGCTCAAGGTGTTTTTCGAACCGAATACGCCAAGTTAAGCCAGTCGTATATAAATGGTGAAGATTATGTGTTTTTGACTCCAGCTCTTGACGAAAAATTTATCTACAACTTGTCTGGGTATAAGAACCCTAAGTCTAACGAAATAATATACAAATTTAACCAAGGGCTAGAGAAACTAAAGGAAAGTGGTGAATACGAAAAAATCCTGAGTAAATACGGGTTCAGCTCTCAAGGTAGTTGATCTAGCAATATGAGGTTAGTTTTATTCCGCAATAGGAAAAATGAATCGGTCAGAGTGACGATAAAATGGTCATTTATCATGCTGCTACTTGTATTTTGTAGCAATGCTTATTCGCAGATAAATGTTATTGTGTATGGCGATGATTCATATCCGCCCTACTCTTACACGGAAAATGGCAAGATTTCAGGGGTTTATACCGAAATTTTGAAAAGAGTATTTGCTAAGATGCCGGAATACAATGTTGAAATACACAGCATTCCATGGAAACGTGGGTTAGCCAAAATAGAAAATGGCGAAATATTTGCTCTCTACCCACCCTATAAGCGATCAAAGCAAAGGCCATTTATGGAATATGATGGCCCTATTCTCAATGAAAAACTCGTCGTTGTATGCCTGAAGCCGGTATTAGAAACACCAAGGCCAAACTGGCCATTAGATTATATTGGTTTGAAAATCGGTGGGAATTCAGGCTTCTCATCCGGAGGAGACCAGTTTTATGATCTTGTAGAAAAGAATCAAATTGAACTAGATGAAGTCAAAGGAACCGAGAGTAATATACTAAAGCTAATTTCTGGTCGTATAGACTGCTACATGAATGATGCAATATCCATCCAATGGGAGCTTAATAAATTACAACTATCTGGACAGTATGATGGTG contains the following coding sequences:
- a CDS encoding substrate-binding periplasmic protein gives rise to the protein MISSCFRPLISLFILTVASFPSMSETIKIVTADWAPYYGSELKDDGVITVVTKAAFSKVGINATFRFVPWKRAMQEVEEGKSDVLMGAYYSKDRASRFAYSQPIYEIKVSIIALRSLGITSFENLEDLKKYKFGVGRGWVNSEAFDKATFLNKEEASNQILNVRKLFKRRVDMIVMAQGVFRTEYAKLSQSYINGEDYVFLTPALDEKFIYNLSGYKNPKSNEIIYKFNQGLEKLKESGEYEKILSKYGFSSQGS
- a CDS encoding substrate-binding periplasmic protein codes for the protein MLLLVFCSNAYSQINVIVYGDDSYPPYSYTENGKISGVYTEILKRVFAKMPEYNVEIHSIPWKRGLAKIENGEIFALYPPYKRSKQRPFMEYDGPILNEKLVVVCLKPVLETPRPNWPLDYIGLKIGGNSGFSSGGDQFYDLVEKNQIELDEVKGTESNILKLISGRIDCYMNDAISIQWELNKLQLSGQYDGESIVQGAVISSEHGYLGIASDGREFSFKEDFKQQYLGVLKAMKKSGEIEKIISKFLK